In Monodelphis domestica isolate mMonDom1 chromosome 1, mMonDom1.pri, whole genome shotgun sequence, the sequence AGCCGGCCATGCCGGTCTTTTTAAATGGAAGGGATTGAGTGGGAGGGGCGCCTGGCCCCCTCCTGCTTCCCTGCCCTCCAACCTCCTGCCTTGCCCTCGGCCGTGCTGGGGCTCTCCGCAGGCGGCTGTCTGGAAGCTTGGTTGGCCCATGTAGTTCATGGCGGGCTTTTTAAATGGTCTCCTTTAAGAATGGGGGCGCCGCCGGAAGGTCTACAGGCCTGAGGGAGACCCGCAGCAGGTGAAGACGGAAGCCAAGACCGAGTGGAGGGCTGGGGACAAAATGTGCGCAGCGAGAAGTGCGAGGAGTTGGGGAGAGGCTCCCCCATGTGACATTAAAAACGTTTTCAGAGGGACTgcggggtggctcagtagactgaaagCTGgacctggagacgggaggtcctgggttcagatgtggccttgGACATTCCTGGCTGCGTGTCCCTGAGCGAActacttacccccactgcctaacccttgctgctctccAACCTTGGACCGCACACCTAGTGTCGATTCTAAAACGGAAGGCAAGGgctttttagaaaatgttttaggctagaatcaggagaacatgggttcaaatctgacctctgacctttcctggctgtgtgaccctaggcaggtcacttaacctagcccttgttactaaaacagaaaggaagggtttaaaaaatatgtgagGGTCATGATGGTTGAAATGAGTAATAGAGAAGCTCAGAAAGGTCTGTCTTTGGTTGCCTCTCCCGAAATagttatagtttccctctttttaattaaaaatgatgaTGAATGCTACATAATTAATTTTACAACGCCACACAGCACCCAAAAGCACCATCTTCTTATCCTCTTGATATCACAGTTATTTCCAGACACCCCCCAACTCCCCAATTCATCCAGTAACAAAGAATAGCCATGAAAACCAAATTGAAGCAGCAGCCCGTCTGACAATGCATTCCGCCTTCCGCAGCCATGGCCCCCCCCCTAAGAAAGAAAGGGGCGCGAGGGGCCCAGTGGGTAGAGCCTGGTCTAGGAGGTCAGCAGACCCGGGTTGGCTCCATGACCTCGGGGGAGTCAGGATAATAGCCCCTGGCGCCCAGCTAGGAAGGCTGGGAAGGGCCACCCTCCGCTCACGAGCCTTGGAGCTGGCTTTCTGGTGACCAGCTCGGCTGCTACACGACAGGTGCTGTCAGGACTCTAATGCTGGCGCCCACCCttgagaagagatgaggaaggagctGCTTCGGGTTATGGGAGCAGTGGGGGGTTGGGGTGCAGAATGGGGCATGTGCTTGTTAGGTTGGTTTTGCTTGATTGTTTTCTTTGTCGCGAGAGTACGGGTGATAGCTAGACATGATTCAGACTTAAAGAGCATTACCAGAACTGTGGAACTaaaccaaaattataaaaatatgacGGAGGAAGAGTGGCATAGTGGAAccagaggacccgagttcaaatctcccCTTTGCCATCTGGGTGACCTCCCCgggtcttcctttctttcctcaacGGAAAAAGGGAGGAGGTGGGACTCAGGGTCTTTGAGGTCTCTTCTGTTCCTAAACTGAGGCGTTTATGATAGGGATGCCCTTTAAATTCTACGCCCTGGGGCAAGCCCCCAGGCACCCCATTTCTGCCTAGGAGCCTCACTGCGCAGGGCAGATGATAAGATGCTGTCATGGGTGTTTCACTCCAAGCATGAACTCCAAAGGCTCTCCATCACGGAGAGGGCAGGCCGCCTGGAGGATTCTGGGTGGAAATTCTAGGCAACCTCTTTGTTTTTCCCCAGCGCTTGGCATCATTGATTTGCATCAGCGCCTTCCGAATAGCCTTTGGCTTCTCCTTAGATACTATCTAAACTGTGGAATTCATCCAATGGCCCCAGCCAGGGAGCCGCTCTTTAAAACAACATCCCTAATGGTCCAATATCTCAGCTGTCCGGCGGATGGCGAGCATTGTCTTGGGCAGTGTTATCAGCCCCGGACACCCGCTATGAATATTGATCCGCAGCTTGTTACAGCCATCACTTGCCATCAGGACAGGTCAGGGTTGAAGCCCACCTCGCATCAAAGCAATTTAAAGACAGAACTCGGGCAGAATTTTAATGTCCAGGCTGAGAAAACAAGCCGGGCCAGGAGCCGGGGAAGGCAGGCTGCTCAAAATGCATGTATATGTCGGAGCCTTGGAGGAGGTAAACAGCAGGAGGAATTGGCTGCCCTGTAGAGCGGGATGTCAAAGggattccatttccatttccaggcTGGCATTCCAGCAGACTTAGCTTGCTTGGGGGTTTCTCTTCCAATGGAGGGAACAAGAGGGCTGCCGACGCCAGGGAATCCCCTTGATTTATGGAGAATTGGAGACCTGGTTGCTTCCCTCCCAAGTTGATCCCCCCTTAGGTCCCAGGTACAGCAGCCTGGTGGCCTCCGACTTCTCTGGTACCAAACAGAGCAagcagaaatgaaggaagaagaggcCGTTGGGAGTGGCTGAACAGGATGGGCTCTGGATGTCATGGGATCTAGTTCTACCATGAGAAGGAATGACTAGGAGGACTTCAGAGAAATCGGGAGACTCGTAGGGACGAAAGCCAGGTCTGAACAGAACTGACTGCCACAGTGGGAAGGTCAGAGTCAGCTGGAGTCTGACTGTCTGCAATCGCCAAGCTCATATTCAGAGAAGAGATGATGGAACATATCCTGGTACACCAGGTACGCCAGGACAGGTGAGGAAGGTGGTGAGATTCTCCTGAGCCTGGAGCCCGGTGGGGTGGGGttaccctttttcttttgttacaaGGATGAGGGGAAAGAAAGTCAGGAAAGGACCAACgtgcaaaaacaaacaattttttaaaacttttaaaaagagaaggaaaagctaATACAATAACTAGTCAattataatgaatgaataaatgaacggACATTCACTAAACCTCTATTATGTTCCCTTGTACCTGGCTAGTAGATAAAGAGGCAAACACAAGCATGGTAGTTTTTTTATCTCAAAGAGTTGGTTTTCTAAAAGAACAGGAGTTTCTGACTTGGGTTGGTATTTGTGCCCCTAGGGAGGGGGTAAGAAAAACTTGGCCAAAGCTAGGGGTGGGGGAGATATTTGGTAAATAATTACTGTGTGTATATGCGTAGTAAACTCTAGAATTTCATTTCATATTGAATAAAAGATAAAGGGGAAATTTGGGAAACTATAATTAAGATTCCCAGGGCACAGAAGAGTATGCGATAAGGCAAGGAGGGGAGTTTTGGTCTAAGGAACCAGCTCAATTGTTAGGATGGTTATAAGGCTCTGGATTATAAGCCTCTTTCCAGTACCAATAGCAAAAGTAATTTGATTACTGTTCCCAGAACAAGAACATaaggtggaaaggaaggaagggaggggatgtACCAGGGCAGGACAGATGGTAAGGATTCCAATGAAAATGGTCAATATTGTTAATGATCAATAATTTGTTGTGTATGAAGGAATGCATTTTTCCCATTATATTtttcaatcaacaagaatttaattcttttttcctccctccctcctatcctctcaattgaaaagaaaaacaaaaaaacaaaaaacctcttacaaaaAATATCCATAGCAAAGCAAAACAGGTCCTCAAATCCTCTGTGTTCCAAAGTGCATGTCTCATTCTGACATCAATCCTCAGCAGTGGGCTAGAATTGGGGCTGGCCATGGCACTGGACAGAGACCTGAAGTCTTTCAGTCATTTGTCTTTAtgactttttgttgttgtcacgTAAgtggttcttctggttctgctcactccattCAGCACCAGTTCGTCCAAGTCTTCTGAGGTTTCTCTGACCACCTCCCTTTCATCCTTTCTTTGagacacaatagcattccattatcatagtttgttcagctgttccccaactgatgggaaCCCTCTTAGTTTCCAGATCTTTGACACCACACAAAAAAGGCtactgtaagtgtgtgtgtgtgtgtgtgtgtgtgtgtgtgtgtgtgtgtgtgtgtgtgtgtgtgtgtccttttcttctctctgagcTCTTTGGGGAAGAGATCTGGTtttatcactgggtcaaagggtatgaatagttCAATGACTTTGGGGGCACAATTTCacattgctttctaaaatggctGGGCCAGTTGACATTGGGGACCGTTTTTGGTAAGGCAGATCCTTTGGGCATTTGGAGGAATTGTTTTTGTCAAAATAAAGTGTATCAACGTTTTTAGAGGGGACTCTAAGGAACCAGCTTGATGATTTTTGAATGGGAGAGTAAATGTGGCAGCatcatttattctttctcatttggCATTTCTTTATGCCTTCCAGGGAaaccattttctctttccctgggcTCCCAGCATCACAAACTTTATGAAAAGGTGATTCcgtcaacaacaacaataaaaatgtcaAAGCAATTCTCAGGTTCTGGTAAAAAGGACATCATTTTAGTCCACAACTTGTGCTCAGGGAGCTCTATCTGACCCTCAGTTCCCCAGTTCCCACCCACTGAAAAGTGGCTGGAATTGCACTCCAACATGCAGCTAGCCTTGAACTTTGAAGGCAGCAAGATGTTATCAAGGGGCTTTTGGACAAAGCTTCATAAAACTGAACAAGCTTCTGGCATTGAGGATAGGGTGCTGCAGTtgagaagatctggattcaagtcctgcctgtgACAATGGATGGAGGAAACTCCAAGATTTTCTCCTGGGACAAATACCTTCCAGGAATTTCTTCTGTTCtatttccccatctggaaaatggagccAACAGTCCCTGCTGTATTGTCCTCACCGTGTCATAACAAGGTTCAAATTAGATAACATTTCTAAAATGATGTGCAAACTTCAATGGCAGTGCCTTCGGAGTTGAATTAATGCAGTGACCAATATCTATGAAGCTCTTCTCACCAATCAGGCCCTGGGAAACAAAGGCATAAGGGAAGCATTCATCTAAGTATAAGGGAAAGGTCATTCTTGACTTGCACCTGAAAGATAGTGaagtccagtggatagagagcagttAGTGCCTCTTACATTCTCTATGTGCCCTTGGGTAAGTCCATTAACCTGGTGCTGTTCTAGGCAGCTGCTAAAACTGGAAGTGCCTAAGTGCTGGCTCTACTGCTCCGGGGAGCTTCTATACTccctctttgaaaaggaaggaggaacaaTACACCATTTGAATCCCAAGTCCAGGGTAACAACCCTTTGGTCATCTAATTGTGGTCATTTCCCATGTCTACACATGGAATTAGGAATTTCAAAGAACAGGAGCAAGAGCTGCCATTAAGGAACTGGCTGAATGAATTccaaggggaggggagggcctGATGCTGCCCCATTGTACGGGACAGGAAGAAGGGCGAGCATGGCTTCCCTGGACTGTGGAACCACAGACAGAAGTCCTAAGGATGGGCAAGCCCAGCGGAGGAGAGATCCGTGCCCCTGAAGGGACACCCAAATGAATGAGATCCCAGAGCACTGGAGCATACACTGTCAAACgcatttttgctttggtttggtttgattatttattccttttgttcTTGGGCCACGGTCATCTCTAGaaatactcccccccccccaagctgtaTTTTCCCCAAATACAACAGGGAAATACAAAGggaaagaaggcagaaagaaTGGCTTGCATCTTGCCAGGaaggcagcattttttttttagccctgaccttgtcttagactcaatgctgtatattggttccaaggcagaagagtgatatggactaggcaatgggaactaagtgacttgcccagggaccctCAGCTaggaaggccaaatttgaacccatctcgaggcctggttctccatccactgagtcacccagctgcccccggggaACAGCATTCTTTCTAAGTTGTCTCCACAGATACCCCTTATTCTATtctgttatatattattatagaatagtgtaataaatatgaataatttccTTATTCATTCTCCATGGCCCactttaataagtgtttgttaaattgaatgaaatggaatgaaTAAAAGATTGGAGGAGCCCAAATCAGAGTGaggaagaaggaaacagagaaagatgtGAGGAGAGAAAGTTGGGAGACTTAGCAGTGCACAGGCTCTGTGGATTCATCACTTGGGCTCCCAATAGGTGCATATCTCCTTCCCTAGCAGGGCGCTGCTCCTTTCTGGAAGTACTGGGTCTGCAGTCAGgaaaatttgaatccaaatgTGGCCACCAACACTTACAAGCCcagcaaccctgggcaagtcacttaaactctgtctgcctcggtttccccaactataaagtAGATCTATCAGCACCAACTTCTAGAGGGTTGATGTGAGACCCTTAATAAGttcttggttttgtttctttctttcttccctacctttctctttccctcGCATCCTTTCTTCTCTCGAtcccttccttgtctctttttctccttcctttcttccttccttccttccttccttccttccttccttccttccttccttcctccctcccagatcCCTGGGTCAGGCCAAGGGAAGCTCCTGCACCTGTCCAGATGTGGGGAGAAGGCCTCATTCTTCCTTGGAGCCTTCCTCCCCAATGATCTgaaattctatggagactgggcagaagagtggtcggCTCACTCTTTCAAGCCCAGAGTGAAAGCCCGGCAACCCAGGGGTGGAGAAGGGAGGCTTTGAATGTGAAAGACTAAAAAGGGACTCCCTGGAAAGGCTCCTTTTTCATCACAGATGGGGCCTGGAATGAGTCGGctgcccctcctcttcctctcccttaccTGCTCTGATAATCCTAATTGCCCCGGCATTGTGCTGGAGCCCCAGGGAGCAAGGGAGGGCCTCCTAGCTCtagtactgtgtgtgtgtgtgtgtgtgtgtgtgtgtgtgtgtgtgtgtgtgtgtgtctggggcGGCGTACATAGTGCAGCCCCCCAGTGTGTGGAGCTGCCTCAGTTCTCCAATCTGGACAATGCAGAAGCTTCAGAGTCAGGGCAGTGCCCTCAAGTGACACTTGCAAAGGCAGGCAGGTCTTCTTCCACTAGCCATTTCAGGACCTGAAATCCTGGCTGGAGCCAAGCCTTTCTAAGCAGGGAGAAACGGGCCAGACTACAGGAGAGTCCAGGCTGTCCATTCACTTCAAAGCCTCCCCTCCCagcccctcttcccccctcctccatTTTCTACTGTAAATGACTGAAGCTGGACTCCCAGCCTGGGTAGACCGTCTTCTTTCGCTGGGGTAACACTCACAATAGTGGACATTTGCACCACTCTGAGTCTGTGTTAGCTTATTTGAACCTTGTGATATCCCACCGTTCAAGTCCCTTGGGAAGTACCCTGGcggagtgaccctggacaagtgccATAGTGGGCACCTCTCCAAGATCTCGAGTTTCCCACCCGCTTCCAGGGCCGGACTTGGCTGGGAAGATGAAATCACGGATGGGAAACAAAACCACCAAATCGCCCAgactgggcgggggggggggggggggggggggggggggggggctctggaCTGCTCCGGATGGGAGCTAAGTGGTtggagtttcttcatctatcaggTTCAAAGATTGGAGGTTCGAGGGAGCCTCAGAGGCCAGGGCCAGCCTCCCACTAGGATAGGCGAGTCTCCGAGAGtgaagcgatttgcccagggtcacgcagctagtagGAGTCCCAGGGAAAACTGGAACCCTGTTCTCCCTGGTCTCCCGGCATTCCAGATCAGTCAGCCCGCTTTGGGCTGCACCCGAATGCCTCAGAGCTCATCAGAAAGTCATCTCCCTCCCCCCCGACCCCCGGGCAATGATCAGTGCGATCCCCAGAACTCTGCAGCATCTGGGAGGTGTCTGGGGTCCAAGAGGGAAGGTGGCTATGGCACCCTCTGAAGCTGGGAGCCCCCCCCAGTATGGGGGGGGTGTGTGTGGGGAGATGTGGAGAGCTGGGAAGCTGAGGTTCGCCCGGGTCGATTTCTTCCTCCCGGCTGCTTCCTCACCAGCTCCCAGCCCAGACAATGTCCACCCAGCGGCGATGAAAGCGGCTGTCTGCTCTGCTCCTCCGAGGTGGGCGTCCCGAACCTGCCCAAGCGCgctgggaggaaggagaagaatcaTCATCCCGGGCTGGGGCCCAGATTCCTCCGAACGTCCCCCTCCCCTGATCCCCAGCACCCACAGCATTCCTGGAAAAGCTGGACTGGTCAAAGACGCCGGGAGCCTCCGAGGGTGCAGACCCCAAGCAGCTGCGCGCCAGGGCCCTCAACCCCTGGGAGGGAGTGTTTGCCGAACGCCCCTTCGAAAGCCAGCCCCTGCCCCCGCCCCCCATCCCCCTCCACGTGGCCGGAGACCCTAGAGCTCAGCGCGTGCCAATCGCCGCGCGGCCCCccgccttcccctcccccaaggcTTTTCACTTGGCagtcctccccctcctccctctccttctcctccggGAGCCCCGGCCTCAGTCTCGGCAGCACCGCACCAAGGTGCGCTCTCGGCCCGCATCCGTCCCTCTGTCCGTCGGTCCAGCATCAGTCCATCCTAACAGCGACGACCCCCCTGGACCTCCAGCCCCATCTACTCGGCGCCGTCTCTCCCCCGAGTCTCTGGGCATCTCTCCGAGGACCGCGAGCATGCTGGCATGTCAGAACAGCGGGGCCAAAGTGGCCCCTGGCCACCACAAGATCTCCTTCTCCATCCTAGACATCCTGGACCCGCAGAAATTCACCCGGAGGAGGGGCCCCGGAGCCCGGGGTGGCCTCTGCGCCTCCCGCGAGCAAGAGAAAAGTTTGGGGCAGACGGAGGCTGCCGAGATGGAGCCCGGCAACCAGAGCGAGGCCGAGATCTCCGGTAAGGATGTCGGGAGCGCCAATGCCCCAGGCCTGCGGctactctttcctccctccctccctccctcccttcctccctgtccTGCCAGGAGCTGAGGGGTGGCTGGGGGTGGCCGGGGGTCTAACTTTTCACCTGCCACTTGCAGGTTGTTGTCCCCCCTAGAAACGTCAGGCCACGGAAGGAGAGTAGGAGGGAGTGGATTGTCTATGAAGATGCCAGAGCAAGCCAGACCAgaacaggaaaaaagagaagggaggggcgGGAGCGGGGCGGGGGTCCCAGGCTGGCCAGCTGCGGAGGGAGGGAGCCAGCGTTTGGTCCAAGATGTCTGTCCCACTGGAGCTGTGAGGGAGTCAGACTCCGTGGCTGGAGATGGATACACCTGCCAGGCATTGTGGGGAGAAGAGGGATGGAGATGGAGGGGGAGCCAGTGACCAAGTTCACTTCTGGCACGCTCTGGGAGCCAAGTTCCTTTGGCCAACTTCCTCGGCCAGAATGCCAGCCCTGGGCCATTGGCTGCCTTGAGGAAGTGGGTTCCTCTGGAccccttccttttgtctttcccCAACcgcagagaaggaaaggggagggaacgTCCTGAtaccatcatttggggaatggatgggTGGGCGGTGGTGAAAGAGAGGGCCATCCCGAGATGCGGGGTACTGGGCGGGGGCAGTGGGCGCAGAGTGAGTCCAGCCcgggggagaagaggggaaaggcgGGTGGTGGATCTcagtcccccctcccccagctccccAAGCCCTGGAAGTGGGCAGACCCAAAGTTGAGCCGCAATTGTCTGGGGTCTGGATGCTTTCGGCCAAGGGAGATTGGGCTTGGGACAGCCAGGCCAGGCCCGATAATTGTCCAGGTCGCCTCTCGGAGGGGGCCGAGCTCCCCCCCCATTGATCGATATTCTATTACTGCCTCCCGCATATCTCCTTCCCACAGCTTGCAGGTGCGCACTTCAAACCCCCTTTGCCTGTCTGATCCGAATATTGCTCGATTAAAACTTACCTTTAATAGATGACATCTATCGATCCGGCCCCTCACAAATCTGAAACTCTATTAACACGGCGGGGAGAGAAgatgggagagggggaaggaggggatcttaataacttcttttttttttaattgcttccaAATCTCTGACGGTCACAGACCAAAATCGGCTCCTCGGGACTTGGGAGACGAACCCTCCCGAGCAGCTGACATCTCCAGGTCTTATTGCAATAAGAACTTCCCCTCCCCCGGCCCCTACACTGCCTCTGCCTCCTAACTTCGCCCCCAGCTGCCTTTAGCCCTCTTTTGGAAGGGAGACCTCCAATATACCAGCAAGGGCTAAAGTTTAAGCTGCCCCAGATTCCACTTACATCCAGGCAGCAAACTATGTGTAGattctctctgaacctcagtttactcctctgtaaaatgagcgcgGTGGACAGCATGATCTACAatggcccttccagctctaagtcctgTGGGGTGGGGGATAGCTGAATGACGTTGGCCGATCCAGGCTCCTCACTCCCTAAGGGAACTGAGGGACCTCGTTTTACAGCTGGGGAAACAAGCTGAGGTAGGCTAAGTCAGAAAAGATCCTTCCCTCTCTGGATCCCGCAGACGGACTggtctggggctcagtttccccacttgtaCAGTGAGGAGGTTGGCCCAGATCACGTCTAACAGGAACACAGCTGGACACCTGTCCGAGCTTCTCCGGTCCTTGGCCCTCAGGGCCGGGCGGGGGAGCGCAGTCCTACGATCCTTAGCCGTGAGGACCGAGTCCCGGCTAGCCGCTCTCGCTTCTCCTCTTTAGATAGCGGAACAGTGAGCGTCCTGGCCGGTTCCGTGGAGGAGGAGGACGAAGAGGaagaggacgaggaggaggaggaggaggaggaagaagaagaggaagaagaggaagaggaagacggAGAGAAGGCCGAGGCGGAGGGGGAAGTTTCGGGGTTCGCGCGGGGCCGGCGGGACCGGCGGGACCGGGCGGGGGCCGGCGAGAGCCTCCACGACAGCGGGGTGCGGGCGCCGGGTCCAGTCCGTGAGGGTTCCTCACCGCCATCATCACCTTCGTCTCTGCCGCCTCCGCCGGCGCCCCCTCGTCCCCCGAAGCGCCGGCGGCCCCCCGAGAGCAGCGGCAGTGAGGGCAGTGGCGGAAGCAGCGGCGGCGGGGGCTGTGCCAAGCCCCGGCGGGCTCGCACCGCCTTCACGTACGAGCAGCTCGTGGCACTGGAGAACAAGTTCCGCGCCACTCGCTACCTGTCGGTGTGCGAGCGCCTCAACCTGGCGCTGGCTCTCAGCCTCACGGAGACGCAGGTGAAGATCTGGTTCCAGAACCGCCGCACCAAGTGGAAGAAGCAGAACCCCGGCGCCGACGGCCCCGCCGCGATGCCCGCCCCGCCGGCCGCCTCCTCCGGGCAGGCGGCCGGCCGCAGCCCCAGCCCGCCCGGCCCCAGCGCCCTGCACTTCCAGACGTTCCCGCCCTATTCGGCGGCCAACGTCCTTTTcccggccgccgccgccgcctccttcCCTCTGACGGCGGCAGCCGCAGCGGCCGGGAGCCCCTTCGGCCCCTTCCTGGGCTCCACCTACCTGAGCCCGTTTTATGCCCCGCACCTCTGAGAGAGCCTGGCCTTCGGGGGAGGGGGCGGGACGGGCATTCCGCCATCGGGAAATGCAGGGGCAGCGGGGACCGGGGCCTGCACCCCTTCCGCCCTAAGGGTGGTGGGGCTTTGGAAGGACCTTCTAGTCCAGCCCCCTCTCCTGAGCCCCAGGGAGAGAGCTCCCAAGAAGTAAGCAACAGGGActggacttgaacccaaatcctctgccTCCAGCTCCCTTTCTGCTACTACAGACATGTAGCTGTTTCAGGAACCAAGAGAAAAAAGCGGCTAACCGCTAAGCCAGTGCCCACGGAGTCCTTTTCTCCGCTCTTGGGCGGGTGTCCTCCTCCAACCGAACCCTCCACTTGGAAGCCCCCTGTGTGTGAGCCGTTCAGCCTTGCAGCTCTTACACATGGGAATATCCATCTTTTTTTCTGGGAAGGGGATTGGCTCCTGGGATCCGAGACAGACCTGGAAAGCAGCCGTGACACTGTCTTCCCAAACCCTTTTCTGGGGCCTCGACCCCTTGGCTAAGCAGTCTGGGGGAGTCCGGGCCCCCCCCAAATACCCAGGGCTCCCAAGGAAATCAATCTGATGGAACCCAGCTCCCCAAATCTCATTTGCAGACACCTCAAGGTCACCCACTGCTGATTAAGAAACCGAAATCTAGTGGCAGCTGTTTTCTGAGAGGAGATGTGAGGGACCCCGGAGTGGTAGAGCTGGAGTAGGAACCAGGCGCCTGCCTCCCAAGCTGCCCTTCTTTCCTCAGCACTGAGG encodes:
- the NKX1-2 gene encoding NK1 transcription factor-related protein 2, whose amino-acid sequence is MLACQNSGAKVAPGHHKISFSILDILDPQKFTRRRGPGARGGLCASREQEKSLGQTEAAEMEPGNQSEAEISDSGTVSVLAGSVEEEDEEEEDEEEEEEEEEEEEEEEEEDGEKAEAEGEVSGFARGRRDRRDRAGAGESLHDSGVRAPGPVREGSSPPSSPSSLPPPPAPPRPPKRRRPPESSGSEGSGGSSGGGGCAKPRRARTAFTYEQLVALENKFRATRYLSVCERLNLALALSLTETQVKIWFQNRRTKWKKQNPGADGPAAMPAPPAASSGQAAGRSPSPPGPSALHFQTFPPYSAANVLFPAAAAASFPLTAAAAAAGSPFGPFLGSTYLSPFYAPHL